From a region of the Bacteroidales bacterium genome:
- the cls gene encoding cardiolipin synthase, whose product MNIILSISNAGEWIYNFIYLTIILLNIIFIILIISENRNPVKTIAWLSVLTLLPIVGFIFYLFFGRDQRSQRMISRRSKRKLERLVNNSILVNNANIPDFKDTTQQLIIMGHKLTRALVTINNKIDIFTCGKDKYYILFNDIKNAKSFIHIQYYIIENDNLGNELKRLLIQKASEGVEVRVLYDDVGCWSLREKDFFESMIVAGIDAKPFFKVTFPQLANKLNYRNHRKVAIIDGTIGYVGGMNVADRYVTGDKWGEWRDTHIRIEGEAVKELQAIFMVDWNFTTKELLSDSSYFPKTENFSNGATIQLLTSGPLDEHKSIFLMFSKIITNANERVFIQTPYFLPNSAAINALKIAALSGVDVRIMLPYHSDSKLLQKASCSYIAEMLKSNVKIYFYKKGFLHAKTILVDDEITSIGSTNFDSRSFEQNFEINAFIYDKEFNSRYAEIFMQDLKECKRVSIKSWNRRSIFSKIAESVARLFSPIL is encoded by the coding sequence ATGAATATTATATTATCAATTAGTAATGCAGGAGAGTGGATATATAATTTTATCTACCTCACCATTATTCTGCTTAATATTATATTTATAATTCTTATAATATCTGAGAACAGAAATCCTGTTAAAACTATTGCGTGGTTATCTGTATTAACTCTTTTACCTATTGTTGGGTTTATTTTCTACCTGTTTTTTGGCAGAGACCAGCGTTCTCAGCGTATGATTTCGCGTAGAAGCAAACGCAAATTAGAACGTTTGGTAAACAATAGTATTTTGGTTAACAACGCTAATATTCCTGATTTCAAAGATACTACTCAACAACTTATTATCATGGGACATAAACTTACTCGTGCTTTAGTGACCATCAATAATAAGATTGATATATTTACTTGCGGTAAAGATAAGTATTATATTCTTTTTAATGATATAAAAAATGCTAAAAGTTTTATCCATATCCAATATTATATCATAGAGAATGATAATCTTGGCAACGAGCTTAAAAGGTTGCTAATACAAAAGGCTTCGGAAGGCGTTGAGGTGAGAGTTCTATATGATGATGTAGGGTGTTGGAGTTTGCGAGAGAAAGATTTTTTTGAGAGTATGATTGTAGCGGGTATTGACGCTAAACCATTCTTTAAAGTTACATTCCCTCAACTTGCTAATAAACTCAATTACAGAAACCACCGAAAAGTTGCAATTATTGATGGTACTATTGGCTACGTGGGCGGAATGAACGTTGCAGACAGATATGTTACTGGCGACAAATGGGGAGAATGGAGAGATACTCATATCAGAATTGAAGGCGAAGCTGTTAAAGAACTTCAAGCAATTTTTATGGTGGATTGGAACTTTACCACTAAAGAGTTACTATCAGATAGCAGTTATTTCCCCAAAACTGAAAATTTCTCTAATGGTGCAACTATTCAACTTTTGACCAGTGGCCCTTTGGATGAACATAAATCTATTTTTTTAATGTTCTCCAAAATTATTACCAACGCCAACGAAAGGGTATTTATTCAAACTCCATATTTTCTACCCAATAGTGCGGCTATTAATGCTCTTAAAATTGCGGCTCTTTCGGGTGTTGATGTTAGAATTATGCTCCCCTACCATTCTGACTCCAAACTTTTACAGAAGGCAAGCTGCTCCTATATTGCAGAGATGTTGAAGTCGAATGTTAAGATATATTTTTACAAAAAGGGTTTCCTACATGCCAAGACTATTCTTGTTGATGATGAGATTACAAGTATTGGCTCAACAAACTTTGATTCAAGAAGTTTTGAACAGAACTTTGAAATTAATGCTTTCATTTACGATAAAGAGTTTAATAGCAGGTATGCCGAGATTTTTATGCAAGATTTGAAAGAGTGTAAAAGAGTCTCTATTAAGAGTTGGAACAGACGTAGTATATTCTCTAAGATTGCCGAGTCTGTTGCCCGACTATTTAGCCCTATCTTATAA
- a CDS encoding AAA family ATPase, with amino-acid sequence MKDKFINSLSQNLPYTPTQDQAIVMAKLVTFVFRAVGREVFLLKGYAGTGKSSLVGALVKTLSQYSMKSVLLAPTGRAAKVFGLYANTPAYTIHKKIYRQKSFSPDMTGFTLTDNRHKQTLFIVDEASMIASSSDTSSDLLSDLIEYVYSSPGCKLVLIGDTAQLPPVGQANTPALESRVLEEYLLKVTEVTLTEVIRQSLTSGILYNATKLREMMQEDFLSTPKIEIASFSDIRSITGYELLEELESAYSRDGKDQTIIVTRSNKRANIFNDGVRNRILYREEELESGDLLMIAKNNYYWGEKIEELDFIANGDVAQVLRVRGYNEMYGFRFADVTLRLLDYDVDIDAKIMLDTLHLEYPSLTPELNNQLFTKVMEDYADVRTKRERVKRVKLDKWFNALQVKYAYAVTCHKAQGGQWQNVFIDMGNISEDAVSLDFFRWLYTAFTRSTERLYLINTPKHFLKEREEEL; translated from the coding sequence ATGAAGGATAAATTTATAAATAGTCTCTCGCAAAACTTGCCATATACCCCTACCCAAGATCAGGCAATAGTAATGGCAAAACTTGTAACATTTGTTTTTAGAGCAGTAGGTCGCGAGGTGTTTCTGTTAAAAGGATATGCAGGAACGGGAAAGAGTTCGCTTGTGGGGGCATTGGTAAAAACCCTCTCTCAGTACTCAATGAAAAGCGTGCTATTAGCACCCACAGGACGCGCAGCAAAAGTTTTTGGTTTATACGCAAACACTCCGGCATATACAATACATAAAAAGATATACCGACAAAAGAGTTTTTCGCCTGATATGACAGGTTTTACATTAACGGATAATCGCCATAAACAAACACTCTTTATTGTTGATGAGGCATCTATGATAGCCTCCTCTTCCGATACCTCCTCAGATCTGTTAAGTGACTTAATAGAGTATGTCTATTCATCTCCGGGATGTAAACTTGTGCTAATAGGAGATACGGCACAATTGCCTCCGGTAGGTCAAGCAAATACCCCGGCCTTAGAGTCGAGAGTTCTGGAAGAGTATCTTTTGAAGGTGACTGAAGTAACACTCACAGAGGTAATACGTCAAAGTTTAACTTCGGGAATACTCTACAATGCGACTAAACTCCGAGAGATGATGCAAGAGGATTTTCTCTCTACGCCAAAGATAGAGATAGCCTCTTTCTCAGATATTAGAAGCATCACAGGTTATGAGTTGTTAGAGGAGCTTGAGAGTGCATACTCTCGTGACGGAAAAGACCAAACCATAATAGTGACTCGCTCCAACAAGCGAGCAAATATATTTAACGATGGAGTAAGAAACAGAATACTATATCGAGAGGAGGAGTTAGAGTCGGGCGATTTGCTAATGATTGCAAAAAACAACTATTACTGGGGTGAGAAGATAGAGGAGTTAGATTTCATTGCCAATGGCGATGTTGCTCAAGTGTTGCGAGTAAGAGGATATAATGAAATGTATGGATTTCGTTTTGCCGATGTAACACTACGCCTCCTTGATTATGATGTTGATATAGATGCAAAGATAATGCTTGATACTTTGCATCTGGAGTATCCATCTCTCACTCCTGAACTCAACAATCAACTCTTTACAAAGGTAATGGAAGATTATGCCGATGTGAGAACTAAACGAGAGAGAGTGAAACGAGTAAAACTCGACAAATGGTTTAATGCTCTACAAGTAAAATATGCCTATGCCGTAACTTGTCACAAAGCACAAGGTGGTCAGTGGCAGAACGTATTTATAGATATGGGTAATATCTCAGAGGATGCTGTAAGTCTCGATTTTTTCAGGTGGTTATATACTGCATTTACCCGATCAACCGAAAGGCTCTATTTGATAAATACCCCAAAGCACTTTTTAAAAGAGAGAGAAGAGGAGTTATAA
- a CDS encoding RsmD family RNA methyltransferase: MRIISGKYGKRRFDVPSNIKARPTTDFARENIFNVLSNSIEFEGLKALDLFAGTGAVSFEFASRGCSRVVSVENYPVQFKFIKKVAETLGANEIEVIRGDVFKFIPSCSEKFDIVFADPPYDMKNFDTIPSLILERDILNDGGVFIMEHPRNFDFSSLPYFSEHRVYGSVNFSIFVKE; this comes from the coding sequence ATGCGTATCATAAGCGGTAAATACGGAAAGAGAAGATTTGATGTTCCCTCTAATATCAAGGCTCGACCAACTACAGATTTTGCTCGTGAGAATATTTTTAATGTTCTATCCAACAGTATTGAGTTTGAGGGCTTGAAGGCTCTTGACCTCTTTGCTGGCACTGGTGCTGTTAGTTTTGAATTTGCATCGCGTGGTTGCAGCAGGGTTGTTTCGGTTGAGAACTATCCAGTTCAGTTCAAATTTATAAAGAAGGTAGCTGAGACTTTAGGCGCAAACGAGATTGAAGTGATAAGAGGAGATGTATTTAAATTTATACCATCGTGTAGCGAGAAGTTTGATATTGTTTTTGCTGATCCCCCTTACGATATGAAGAATTTTGATACGATTCCATCGTTAATTCTCGAGAGAGATATTCTTAATGATGGGGGTGTATTTATTATGGAGCATCCAAGAAATTTTGACTTTTCATCTCTCCCCTACTTCTCAGAGCATAGAGTTTATGGTAGCGTAAACTTTTCAATATTCGTAAAAGAGTAA
- a CDS encoding gliding motility lipoprotein GldH, producing MVQKSNSIILSIAALMVLLCYSCTQSSVAHIYNSVPKDGWSRDSLLTYNIQIDSLSQECNIDIELTYNNNYPYSNLYLLLSVADSMANIVSSDTLQLLLADEYGEWNGDGWGTTYQQREEYKRAFEFPSSGNYNITIAQGMRGEPIKGIERVGVKVDKVEK from the coding sequence ATGGTACAAAAGAGTAACTCTATAATATTAAGCATAGCAGCACTAATGGTGTTGCTATGTTATTCTTGTACGCAATCATCAGTAGCACATATCTATAATAGTGTGCCAAAGGATGGATGGAGTAGAGACTCTCTGTTAACATACAATATTCAAATAGATTCGTTAAGCCAAGAGTGCAATATTGATATTGAACTGACTTATAATAACAACTATCCATACAGCAATCTATATCTCTTACTCTCTGTTGCAGATAGTATGGCAAATATCGTATCGTCAGATACGCTTCAGTTACTTCTTGCCGATGAGTATGGCGAGTGGAATGGTGATGGGTGGGGAACAACTTATCAGCAACGCGAAGAGTATAAACGTGCCTTTGAATTTCCCTCATCGGGCAACTATAATATAACAATAGCTCAAGGAATGAGAGGAGAACCTATAAAGGGTATAGAGAGAGTGGGAGTGAAGGTTGATAAAGTGGAGAAATAG
- the rny gene encoding ribonuclease Y, translating to MDSSIIIMTAVGVVAGAVLMLFITKVLLRSRTKRILEEARSEADAHKRGQMLEVKEKCIQMKSEMEQQINARYSKLQSAESKAQQRESQINQQQQELQRKKNELENQKANLDSQLEKVEKKKIEVEKIYKAQVEKLEKLSGLSAEEAKERLVETLKDEAKTQAASYINDIMDEAKLTANKEAKRIVIQTIQRVATETTIENAVTVFHIESDEMKGRIIGREGRNIRALEAATGIEIIVDDTPEAIVLSGFDPVRREIARLALHQLVTDGRIHPARIEEVVAKVRKQIEDEIIETGKRTAIDLGIHGLHPELIRMVGKMKYRSSYGQNLLQHSRETANLCAVMASELGLNPKKAKRAGLLHDIGKVPDDEPELPHALLGMKLLEKYKETPDICNAVGAHHDEVEMTSLLAPIVQVCDAISGARPGARREIVEAYIKRLNDLEQLALSYPGVTKTYAIQAGRELRVVVGADKINDVETENLSVEIAKRIQDEMTYPGQVKITVIRETRAVSYAK from the coding sequence ATGGATAGCAGTATTATTATAATGACAGCAGTAGGAGTGGTTGCGGGAGCAGTGTTGATGCTGTTTATAACAAAAGTGCTTCTTCGCTCAAGAACAAAGAGAATCTTAGAGGAGGCACGTAGTGAGGCTGATGCTCATAAACGTGGGCAAATGTTAGAGGTAAAAGAGAAGTGTATTCAAATGAAGTCAGAGATGGAGCAACAGATAAATGCTCGTTACTCAAAACTTCAATCGGCTGAGTCTAAAGCTCAACAACGCGAATCACAAATCAATCAACAACAACAAGAATTACAACGTAAAAAGAATGAGTTAGAGAATCAAAAAGCAAACTTGGATTCTCAATTAGAGAAGGTAGAAAAGAAAAAAATTGAGGTTGAAAAAATCTACAAAGCACAAGTTGAGAAACTTGAGAAACTATCAGGTTTATCGGCAGAAGAGGCAAAAGAGCGTTTAGTTGAAACTCTAAAAGATGAAGCAAAAACGCAAGCAGCATCATACATAAACGACATTATGGATGAGGCAAAACTAACCGCAAACAAAGAGGCAAAACGAATAGTAATTCAAACAATACAACGCGTTGCAACTGAAACTACAATAGAGAATGCAGTAACAGTATTCCATATTGAATCTGATGAGATGAAAGGAAGAATCATCGGACGTGAAGGCCGCAACATACGTGCCTTAGAGGCAGCAACAGGAATAGAGATAATTGTTGATGATACCCCAGAGGCAATAGTATTGTCAGGATTTGATCCTGTTCGCCGTGAGATAGCACGTTTGGCTCTACACCAACTTGTAACTGACGGACGTATTCACCCGGCACGTATCGAAGAGGTGGTTGCAAAAGTACGTAAACAAATTGAGGATGAAATCATTGAGACAGGAAAACGAACTGCAATAGATTTGGGAATACATGGATTACACCCTGAGTTGATAAGGATGGTAGGAAAGATGAAATATCGTTCATCATACGGACAAAACCTACTACAACACTCACGCGAGACAGCAAACCTATGTGCTGTTATGGCAAGTGAGTTAGGATTAAATCCCAAAAAGGCAAAACGTGCAGGATTGTTACACGATATAGGTAAAGTGCCCGATGATGAGCCAGAACTACCACACGCACTATTAGGAATGAAACTCCTTGAGAAATACAAAGAGACACCTGATATCTGCAATGCAGTAGGAGCACACCACGATGAGGTGGAGATGACATCTCTGTTGGCCCCAATCGTTCAGGTATGCGATGCTATATCAGGAGCAAGACCGGGAGCAAGACGCGAGATTGTTGAGGCTTACATTAAACGTCTAAACGATTTGGAACAATTAGCTCTATCATATCCGGGAGTAACCAAAACATACGCAATACAAGCAGGTCGTGAGTTGCGTGTTGTAGTTGGTGCAGATAAGATAAACGATGTTGAGACCGAAAACTTGTCGGTAGAGATAGCAAAACGCATACAAGATGAGATGACCTATCCGGGACAAGTTAAGATTACTGTAATTCGTGAGACACGTGCAGTAAGTTATGCGAAGTAA
- a CDS encoding cell division protein ZapA → MEDKLRITITVAGKRFSMSVPRKNEEMYRRAAEQLSKKIEEYTRRSPDMAESDILAQAAFYMSLHLQFLKESHTQEMKAITDICEDIEAILPSQE, encoded by the coding sequence ATGGAAGATAAATTACGTATAACAATAACTGTTGCAGGAAAACGATTCTCAATGAGCGTCCCTCGAAAAAACGAGGAGATGTATCGTAGAGCGGCTGAACAACTCTCAAAAAAGATAGAGGAATATACTCGCCGTTCTCCCGATATGGCAGAGTCGGATATATTAGCACAAGCGGCCTTTTATATGTCGCTACACCTTCAGTTCTTAAAAGAGTCACATACTCAAGAGATGAAGGCTATAACAGATATATGTGAAGATATAGAGGCAATATTGCCTTCACAAGAATAA
- a CDS encoding DUF5320 domain-containing protein — protein MSEGRETNIIKRLQNSVSLLKESYLQVVEDKTAAETELESLRGEVEALKRELAESKAQLNDIKAKQQRLITARGFVAEEGDIKSARLRVSRLVREIDKCISLLNQ, from the coding sequence ATGTCAGAAGGTAGAGAGACTAATATTATAAAACGATTGCAAAATAGTGTAAGTCTATTAAAGGAGAGTTACCTTCAAGTCGTTGAAGACAAGACTGCTGCTGAAACAGAATTGGAATCTTTAAGAGGTGAAGTTGAGGCACTAAAAAGAGAGTTGGCAGAGTCAAAGGCACAACTAAACGACATAAAAGCCAAACAACAAAGACTAATCACAGCTCGAGGATTTGTTGCCGAAGAGGGCGACATTAAGAGTGCCAGATTAAGGGTAAGTAGGTTAGTGCGGGAAATAGACAAATGCATCTCATTACTTAATCAATAG
- a CDS encoding thioredoxin family protein, with product MKTKIILLFLLITLPLSAQILEPVKWNITEQKVDESTLELHFKATIEEGWHLYSNQLPDGGPLATEVTYTTLEGVELSGELASNKKSEEEYVELFSMVLNFFEKEVTFVQRLKILSPDYKIEGAIRYMGCNNLTCLTPTTEEFDFTSLQGGVVESVTSPVSVTSSFSWTPVVDELREMESEEQEDRSLLYIFIAGFIGGLLALLTPCVWPMIPMTVSFFLKHSGNRKKAIKSAVMYGFAIVIIYLLLGLLITTIFGASALNDLSTNAWFNIFFFLLLVVFAASFFGAFELTLPASWTTKLDAKADATTGFVSILLMAFTLALVSFSCTGPIIGTLLVEAASSGITLSPLLGMLGFAIALAIPFVLFAIFPTIIKSLPRSGGWLNNVKVVLAFIELALALKFLSVADLAYGWNILPRETFLTLWIVIFFLLGLYLLGAIQFKHDSKPKYLSVTRLFLAIIPLAFAIYMIPGLWGAPLKAISAFAPPMSTQTFNVLPHNTGVQFDDYDQAKAYAKEQNKPMFVDFTGYGCVNCRKMEAAVLADDKVNDILEKEYVVVTLHVDDKTPLSTPIEIEEYGKKVTLKTYGDKWSYLQRYKFGANAQPYYLLISPKGKPLASPYGYNEDVDNFIKFLKKGIDK from the coding sequence ATGAAGACAAAGATAATTTTACTTTTTTTGCTCATAACATTGCCTCTGTCGGCACAAATATTAGAACCGGTAAAGTGGAATATAACAGAGCAAAAGGTTGATGAGAGTACTTTAGAACTCCATTTTAAAGCAACAATAGAGGAGGGGTGGCATCTCTATTCAAACCAGTTACCAGATGGTGGTCCATTAGCAACAGAGGTAACATATACAACCCTCGAAGGGGTTGAACTATCGGGAGAGTTAGCATCTAACAAAAAGAGCGAAGAAGAGTATGTTGAACTCTTCTCAATGGTACTCAACTTTTTTGAGAAAGAGGTAACATTTGTGCAACGATTAAAAATATTGTCGCCTGACTATAAAATTGAGGGAGCAATAAGATATATGGGTTGCAACAATCTAACATGTCTGACGCCAACTACTGAAGAGTTTGATTTTACATCATTGCAAGGAGGGGTAGTTGAGAGTGTCACATCTCCCGTATCTGTTACATCTTCTTTCTCGTGGACTCCTGTCGTAGATGAACTAAGAGAGATGGAGAGCGAAGAGCAAGAGGACAGGTCGTTACTCTATATCTTTATAGCAGGATTTATTGGCGGACTATTAGCACTTCTAACCCCATGCGTATGGCCTATGATTCCTATGACTGTGAGTTTCTTTTTAAAGCATAGCGGTAATCGCAAAAAGGCAATAAAGAGTGCAGTAATGTATGGTTTTGCCATAGTTATAATATATTTGTTGTTAGGCTTGCTAATAACAACCATATTTGGAGCAAGTGCATTGAACGATCTCTCAACAAACGCATGGTTTAATATATTCTTCTTTCTGTTGCTTGTTGTGTTTGCGGCATCGTTCTTTGGAGCATTTGAATTAACGCTGCCGGCATCGTGGACTACAAAACTTGATGCAAAAGCCGATGCAACAACAGGTTTTGTGAGTATTCTGCTGATGGCATTTACTCTTGCATTGGTGTCATTCTCATGCACAGGACCAATAATTGGTACTCTGCTTGTAGAGGCGGCATCATCGGGAATTACATTAAGTCCTCTACTTGGAATGTTAGGATTTGCAATAGCCTTAGCAATACCCTTTGTGCTGTTTGCCATATTCCCAACAATCATAAAGTCGTTGCCAAGGTCGGGCGGTTGGCTGAATAATGTAAAGGTGGTATTGGCGTTTATTGAGTTGGCATTAGCTCTGAAATTCTTGTCGGTTGCCGATTTGGCGTACGGTTGGAACATTCTGCCTCGCGAAACATTCCTGACTCTTTGGATAGTAATATTCTTCCTGTTAGGTTTGTATCTGTTGGGTGCGATTCAATTTAAACATGATAGTAAACCTAAATATCTTTCGGTTACGCGTCTGTTTCTTGCTATAATTCCATTGGCATTTGCAATATATATGATACCCGGATTATGGGGAGCACCATTAAAGGCAATATCGGCATTTGCACCACCTATGAGTACCCAAACATTCAATGTTTTGCCTCATAATACGGGTGTGCAATTTGATGATTATGACCAAGCAAAGGCATACGCAAAAGAACAAAACAAACCTATGTTTGTTGATTTTACAGGATACGGATGCGTAAATTGTCGTAAAATGGAGGCGGCAGTATTGGCAGATGATAAAGTAAATGATATATTAGAAAAAGAGTATGTAGTGGTAACCTTACATGTTGATGACAAAACTCCACTTTCAACACCTATTGAGATTGAGGAGTATGGGAAAAAAGTGACCTTAAAAACATACGGCGATAAGTGGAGCTATTTGCAACGATATAAATTTGGAGCTAATGCTCAACCCTATTATTTGCTTATATCTCCAAAAGGAAAACCTCTTGCCTCGCCATACGGTTATAACGAGGATGTAGATAATTTTATTAAATTCTTAAAAAAAGGTATAGATAAATAA
- the nqrF gene encoding NADH:ubiquinone reductase (Na(+)-transporting) subunit F, whose product MQLTIFSAVIIFLIIILLLVAILLVAKAKLVQSGDVTVNINSERKVVTSAGSSLLNVMAEDKIFLPSACGGQGNCGMCKCQVEEGGGEILPTEVGFFNRKQIKENYRLACQVKVKNDMEVKIPQEVLGIKKWECEVVSNNNVASFIKEFVVKLPEGETLDFKSGSYIQIDVPKYEAKFADMDIDEKFRDEWDKFKMWGLVSKNTEETYRAYSMANHPAEGNIVMLNIRIATPPFDRATGTWAAGINPGICSSYIFSRKPGDKVTVSGPYGDFHILDTKREMLYIGGGAGMAPLRSHLLHLFHTLKTTDRKISYWYGARSRREIFYEEDFRAIEREFPNFSFHIALSDPQPEDNWTGYTGFIHQVIYDNYLKTHDAPEDIEYYMCGPGPMANAVKKMLWDLGVPREMLMFDDFGG is encoded by the coding sequence ATGCAGTTGACAATTTTTTCAGCAGTTATAATATTCTTGATAATCATCCTTTTGTTAGTTGCAATCTTATTGGTTGCAAAAGCAAAGTTGGTGCAATCAGGAGATGTTACAGTAAATATAAATTCCGAGAGAAAAGTAGTAACTTCAGCAGGTTCAAGTTTGCTTAATGTAATGGCAGAGGATAAAATCTTTTTGCCATCGGCATGTGGAGGACAAGGAAACTGCGGTATGTGTAAGTGCCAAGTTGAAGAGGGTGGAGGCGAAATACTTCCAACCGAAGTTGGTTTCTTTAACCGCAAACAGATAAAAGAGAACTATCGTTTGGCTTGTCAGGTTAAAGTTAAAAACGATATGGAGGTTAAAATACCTCAAGAGGTACTCGGTATCAAGAAGTGGGAGTGCGAGGTTGTATCAAACAACAACGTGGCATCATTCATCAAAGAGTTTGTTGTTAAACTACCCGAAGGTGAAACTCTCGATTTCAAATCAGGAAGTTACATACAAATTGATGTACCTAAATATGAGGCTAAATTTGCCGATATGGATATAGATGAAAAATTCCGTGATGAGTGGGATAAGTTCAAAATGTGGGGACTTGTTTCTAAGAATACTGAAGAGACATACCGTGCGTACTCAATGGCCAACCACCCAGCCGAAGGTAATATTGTTATGTTGAATATTCGTATAGCAACACCTCCATTTGATCGTGCAACTGGAACATGGGCTGCGGGAATCAATCCGGGTATCTGTTCATCATACATCTTCTCTCGTAAACCGGGCGATAAAGTTACAGTATCAGGTCCTTACGGAGATTTCCATATCTTGGATACTAAACGTGAGATGTTATACATTGGTGGTGGAGCAGGTATGGCACCACTACGTTCACACCTATTACACCTATTCCATACTCTAAAAACAACTGATCGTAAAATATCATATTGGTATGGAGCGCGTTCACGCCGTGAGATATTCTACGAAGAGGATTTTCGTGCAATAGAGCGTGAATTCCCCAACTTCTCATTCCATATAGCATTGTCTGATCCGCAACCAGAGGATAATTGGACAGGTTACACAGGATTTATTCATCAAGTAATCTATGACAACTATCTTAAGACACACGATGCTCCAGAAGACATTGAGTATTACATGTGTGGTCCCGGTCCTATGGCTAATGCAGTTAAGAAGATGCTTTGGGATTTAGGAGTACCTCGTGAAATGTTGATGTTCGACGACTTTGGAGGATAA
- the nqrE gene encoding NADH:ubiquinone reductase (Na(+)-transporting) subunit E: METLNLFIKSIFIDNMVFAYFLGMCSYLAVSKNVKTSMGLGIAVTFVLTITLPVNYLLENYILKAGALQWLGEEYAQVNLSFLSLILFIAVVASMVQLLEMIIEKYSPSLYNQLGIFLPLIAVNCAILGGSLFMQQREFASAGEATVFGLGSGIGWLLAIVGIAAIREKLSYSNIPAPLRGIGITFIVTGLMGIAFMSFLGIKL, encoded by the coding sequence ATGGAAACACTAAATCTCTTTATTAAGTCTATCTTTATAGACAATATGGTATTTGCCTACTTCTTGGGAATGTGTTCATATTTGGCAGTATCAAAGAATGTGAAAACATCAATGGGATTAGGTATTGCAGTAACTTTTGTGCTTACTATTACCTTGCCAGTAAACTATTTGCTTGAGAACTATATCCTAAAAGCAGGAGCATTGCAATGGTTGGGTGAAGAGTATGCTCAAGTCAATTTAAGTTTCTTATCGTTGATACTGTTCATAGCAGTAGTAGCATCAATGGTGCAATTACTTGAAATGATAATTGAGAAATATTCACCATCGTTATATAATCAACTTGGAATATTCTTGCCACTAATAGCCGTAAACTGTGCAATATTAGGAGGCTCTTTGTTTATGCAACAAAGAGAGTTTGCATCTGCAGGTGAGGCCACAGTATTTGGATTAGGTTCAGGAATAGGATGGTTGTTGGCAATAGTAGGAATTGCGGCAATACGCGAGAAATTATCATACTCAAATATCCCAGCACCACTTCGCGGAATAGGTATTACTTTCATCGTAACAGGTTTGATGGGTATAGCATTTATGAGTTTCTTGGGAATAAAACTTTAA
- a CDS encoding NADH:ubiquinone reductase (Na(+)-transporting) subunit D produces MLSKKTKEALLGPLSKNNPVLIQVLGICSALAVTAKLEPAFVMAISVTAVLAFANVIISLLRNTIPNSIRIIVQLVVVAALVIIVDQVLKAFVYDVSKQLSVFIGLIITNCIIMGRLEAFAMGNGPWESFLDGVGNGLGYGLVLIIIAFFRELLGSGTLFGYQVIPDCVYEIGYANNGLMILPPMALIVAGCIIWAHRSMNKDLQEK; encoded by the coding sequence ATGTTATCAAAAAAGACAAAAGAGGCATTATTAGGTCCTCTATCAAAAAATAACCCTGTGTTAATACAGGTACTTGGTATATGTTCGGCACTTGCAGTAACCGCTAAATTAGAACCTGCATTTGTAATGGCTATATCGGTAACAGCAGTATTGGCTTTTGCCAATGTTATAATATCGTTGTTGCGTAATACAATACCTAACAGTATTCGTATCATAGTGCAATTGGTTGTAGTAGCAGCATTGGTAATCATTGTTGATCAAGTATTAAAAGCGTTTGTTTACGATGTAAGCAAACAGTTGTCAGTATTTATCGGCTTAATCATTACAAACTGTATTATTATGGGACGCCTTGAGGCATTTGCAATGGGTAATGGTCCATGGGAATCGTTCTTGGACGGCGTTGGAAACGGACTTGGTTACGGTTTGGTATTGATAATAATAGCCTTCTTCCGTGAGTTGTTAGGCTCAGGAACACTATTCGGTTATCAAGTAATACCCGATTGTGTATATGAGATTGGGTATGCAAACAATGGTTTGATGATTTTGCCTCCTATGGCATTGATAGTTGCAGGATGTATAATCTGGGCACATCGTTCAATGAATAAAGATTTACAAGAAAAATAA